DNA from Pecten maximus chromosome 18, xPecMax1.1, whole genome shotgun sequence:
CAGTGGGTGTTGGTAGTGGGTGTTGGTAGTGGGTGTTGGTCAGTGGGTGTTGGTAGTGGGTGTTGGTCAGTGGGTGTTGGTCAGTGGGGGATGGTCAGTGGGTGTTGGTAGTGGGTGTTGGTAGTGGGTGTTGGTCAGTGGGTGTTGGTAGTGGGTGTTGGTCAGTGGGTGTTGGTAGTGGGGGATGGTCAGTAGGTGTTGGTCAGTGGGGGATGGTCAGTGGGTGTTGGTAGTGGGGGTTGGTCAGTGGGTGTTGGTAGTGGGGGTTGGTCAGTGGGTGTTGGTCAGTGGGGGTTGGTCAGTGGGTGTTGGTAGTGGGGGTTGGTCAGTGGGTGTTGGTAGTGGGGGTTGGTAAGTAGGTGTTGGTCAGTGGGGGTTGGTCAGTGGGTGTTGGTAGTGGGGGTTGGTAAGTAGGTGTTGGTCAGTGGGTGTTGGTCAGTAGGTGTTGGTCAGTAGGGGTTGGTCTGGTCAGTGGGGGTTGGTCTGGTCAGTGGGGGTTGGTCATTAGGGGTTGGTCAGTGGGGGGTGGTCATTAGGGGTTGGTCAGTGGGGGTTGTGACTTACCTACTGGCCCTTCTATCCGAGCTACTACTGTCATTTTGTTCTGTCGTAGTACAACTAGTGCTAAGAAAGGGTAAGTGTTCTCTCTCAAAGCTCTGGACACTGTAACACAAAAATATCTGTACAATAGTGACGCTTAAGGCTATGGAAAGTGGCGTGCTTGTCATCTTCCCTATTGAGGGAGTAGATCAACATAAAACATGCAATTTTCAGGAAATTTGAGGTAAGCATGTTAAAATGACTGAAAACAGCATCCGTTGGTGGCCATAATGACATCATGATTGTAGCCACTTGCACAGTGCATTTAATGGATGATACTGTTGGTGATGacaattaaggattgaataatgttatgttgaggtgtatgggggtataaacctcaataggtcttgagacaaattttatgaactgcaaagcagttcataataaatttgtctcaagacctatagaggtttatacccccatacacctcaacataactttattcaatccttatatttatattttttgatattttgtacaatattttgtctttgacaaatagggacttgtgcgtcatcactcttcgtctacatatggttaatacttttaggatttctttcgtgaacaaacttaatagtgaattaaaacaaatattagttttaaaggaattgatttcatataaatatgatcacttttgaaaaggaattaaaaaaatatagtccaagctcaacaaatgtattcctacgccggacttgatatagttcattgaaaaatgactcgagttaactgtggtaggttcattgagtctgaattgagtggaaatataaatatttggaATTGAATCAAAATCTACGTAAGTCAGCAAAGGTTATAGAGATGTATCTGCTTTActatgaaattttcttttattgcaCAAGATGATattctggaacattttcttcaggttggTAATATAAATAGAATTAATATTACACaatcaatatgatattaaaccctttcaaccctaagaaacgTTAATGGATTCTGCCATTCTTTCataatttgaagtccaatatggtcagtaggggtgaaagggttaagaGTGTGCCATCTGTAGTGACACATCTCAGATACTGGATACAAAACGTATGTTAGTGCTAATAGCTTCACATTGGACATTAATCTGATGAAGGCGACAGTGAGGTCATGGAAATGtcactcttaaatatcatattggttgtgttcTTCTATCACATAATATGATGTTTTCCTGCAAAGCTCTGTCATTCATTACGACTAAAAACGCCATAAAGCTGTTCAATGCTCCAATTCAAGTACATAAAGTTTACACTGATGTAGATATTCTATGTAAGAACTCTGTGACTTATATGTAGTTAAGAACTTCATACCTCTATACCCCTCAGGACTGTACATAAAGTTTACACTGATGTAGATATTCTATGTAAGAACTCTGTGTCTTATATGTAGTTAAGAACCTCTTACCTCTATACCCTTCGGGACTGTTTGTATTACACGCCCAGAACAACACTCGTCCATTGATAAAGTCTCGTACATCAGCGTTTCCTAAAGTATTtctagaaaataaaacaaacaatttaagTTTAAGCGAATACAAACATTTTCACTACTCACTCTATCTCTCCTTTCCTGACATTCTACAATTGATCACAGGGTTTCTTTGAagtatattttgatttttgataatGAGTAAAAGTGTCAGATTTGTAACATTGAATTTGCCTTTAGAAGATTTCATGTATCATGACCTTTTTAAAGATTATATTAACTTATACTGTTCATTGGTAACAATATTTCAACCTATACCCAGCATTATACACAAGTTACGGTTAACCTGAACTTCaacactttttatttttaactgAGTGCTTTGTAGGTTTTGTAAAGGCtacattaaacatttaattgaACAAGTGAGTTAACATTCTATCACTGGACCAGATGCTCTTGCCGAATCCAAGAAGTTAGTTTTTTGAGTTTGTCAATATCAGCATTTATACAATACACAAGTGAGCCAATCCTGAATACCAAACCTTGGCGATTTTGTGTATGAAAATACCATCTTTGGATTGTGACCGAGCTATCGGTTACAAATAGGAGTCTTGCAAAGTTTATGATTATAATAGCACATCATGcacaaataaaatatcttttctaGAGCAGCATACACCTATATTCACAAATATGCCTGAAGAGGTAAGTTTACAAAATAAAGTGATTTACAGTGAGCTCTGTAGAACTGTTATTACTGTGTGGCTAAAGGACAAAttctgtgtttttgttgttaatgATACATCAACAGATATCATGGCGAGATCTGTCATTTTATGTTGAAGAGATACTTACCTGATACAAACATTCACCTGACCAAGAATTAGGTTGTGTTCAGAAGCAACTTACCTACAAAATGAATGTGTGTCCTGGTGATCATCACCATGGAGATATACCAACAGGAACCGTAACTCTCGCTTAGCATCATTAAGGGCCTACAACAGAGTCAAACAAACGGATTGAGTAAAATCATTTCACCTACAACTTACAGAGTCAACATGAGTctatttgacaaaatatttcctGACTATAATTCTCTCTGTAGAATGAGTAAAATTTCCTAGCTATAAGTCCCTCAGTAGAATGAGTAAAATTCCCTGACTACAAGTCTCTATGTAGAATGAGTTAATTTTCCTGACTGTAAGTCTCTCTGAAGAATGAGTAAAATTCCCTGACTGTAAGTCTCTCTGTAGAATGAGTAAAATTCCCTGACTATAAGTCTCTCTGTAGAATGAGTAAAATTCCCTGACTATAAGTTTCTCTGTAGAATGAGATAATTTTCCTGACTGTAAGTCTGTCTGTAGAATGAGATAATTTTCCTGACTGTAAGTCTGTCTGTAGAATGAGTTAATTTTCCTGGCTATAAGTCTGTCTGTAGAATGAGTTAATTTTCCTGGCTATAAGTCTGTCTGTAGAATGAGTTAATTTTCCTGGCTATAAGTCTCTCTGTTGAAGCTTTAAAACAGGTTTACCTGACTATAAGAACCACGGTAGAAGGCCGGATGTTCATCACCATACAATTCGTTATATTTGGCTATAAATCTGTCTACATCACCAATGGGATCTGTAACATCTGCACAAAGGAACAAAAGTcaatatcatttacatgtatcatattGCATAAAGGAACTATTTCacaatttcagaaatatcccATTTTTCCATAAAATGTCTAATTAATAGCACTAATGtccgtcccccccccccccccttttactTATAATACTGATGAATTTAAATTATACAGGAATTGttattgtacatattttattttagcgaTAATTTCACTTCAGCAATTTTGCACCGGGAGTATTCCGCTGAACTATGATTGCACTAACTGTTGTTTATCTACGTTGGTTTTTATGGCAACCATTGTTGGTACACTAATTCATTAATCTGCTCATTTGTTTGAATTTGATTTTGCACTAAAATATTGATGCCTCAAACTATGTATGTTGACAGTAACCTAAGAGTTTACTGCTGGTCTAGGGATGTAAATCTGGACCAGTCATTATCAATATGTTCCATCTCGTCTTTTGTATGTTGACAGTAACCTAAGAGTTTACTGCTGGTCTAGGGTTGTAAATCTGGACCAGTCATTATCAATATGTTCCTTCTCGTCTTTTGTATGTTGACAGTAACCTAAGAGCCTACTGCTGGTCTAGGGTTGTAAATCTGGACCAGTCATTATCAATATGTTCCTTCTCGTCTTTTGTATGTTGACAGTAACCTAAGAGCCTACTGCTGGTCTAGGGTTGTAAATCTGGACCAGTCATTATCAATATGTTCCTTCTCGTCTTTTGTATGTTGACAGTAACCTAAGAGTTTACTGCTGGTCTAGGGTTGTAAATCTGGACCAGTCATTATCAATATGTTCCTTCTCGTCTTTTGTATGTTGACAGTAACCTAAGAGTTTACTGCTGGTCTAGGGATGTAAATCTGGACCAGTCATTATCAATATGTTCCTTCTCGTCTTTTGTATGTTGACAGTAACCTAAGAGTTTACTGCTGGTCTAGGGATGTAAATCTGGACCAGTCATTATCAATATGTTCCTTCTCGTCTTTTGTATGTTGACAGTAACCTAAGAGTTTACTGCTGGTCTAGGGATGTAAATCTGGACCAGTCATTATCAATATGTTCCTTCTCGTCTTTTGTATGTTGACAGTAACCTAAGAGTTTACTGCTGGTCTAGGGATGTAAATCTGGACCAGTCATTATCAATATGTTCCTTCTCGTCTTTTGTATGTTGACAGTAACCTAAGAGTTTACTGCTGGTCTAGGGATGTAAATCTGGACCAGTCATTATCAATATGTTCCATCTCGTCTTTTGTATGTTGACAGTAACCTAAGAGCCTACTGCTGGTCTAGGGATGTAAATCTGGACCAGTCATTATCAATGTGTTCCATCTCGTCTTTTGTATGTTGACAGTAACCTAAGAGCCTACTGCTGGTCTAGGGATGTAAATCTGGACCAGTCATTATCAATGTGTTCCATCTCGTCTTTTGTATGTTGACAGTAACCTAAGAGTTTACTGCTGGTCTAGGGATGTAAATCTGGACCAGTCATTATCAATTTGTTCCTTCTCGTCTTTTGAATGAAAGCAAACAAAACTGTTGAATCAGGCCATGGATGATCATGATCATGAGGGGGaatcaaattaagaaaacaATCTGCAATAGACTTTAATCTGAAACTTTGCAACATAAAAGTGATTCATATATCTAGAATAATATCATATCTAGGAAAATTATATCtgaaataaacatatatctGGAATAAAATCAGTTTTTATAACTTACTTCTTCTAGGGTCTGGACGAATTAAACgaactgtaaaataaaaacaaaacctcATGATAAGTCTTGTTCATCAAaagtaaattttttttatacaaattacACAAATGTAATGTTAAATTCAGCTTTTGCCAATTGATATCAAGTATCACCGGGCTAGTATCACAATACTGTCAAAATGTGATTATGACAATCTTCATGAATTCAATGAAAGCAaggaaggtcaaggtaattcatttaatgAAACTCCAATAAGTTAAATATAGACAGAACATCATAAAGAAAGTTATAGGGAATTGCTAGAGAAAAGACTGATGTGACAACTTGTTATGCAGTAAAGCAGTATCAGTTTACTCTTTATCTTTTGGATTGTGGCCCTGGAATTATAAAAGAGATATCATCCAAATATGAATATTGGTAATTTTCTAATTCCCAATATTGACTATATTTAGAAACATAATAATTTTCCAAAAGAAACATTAACTCAAAATTTGACATCGAGACGTTCCAAAGATCAATTTGACAGCTATGGCCTGGTAGTAACCTGGTTAAACCAATGAACCGATATTACAGTCTTATCTAAATTTGTTCCTGCTTAAAATTTACCattttataaaaagaaatattctgCAAAAGCCTAGATTGACCTCTGTTTGgtaatatttatcaatgatatatACTCACAAACAAATCTTAAAAGGTCTATAACACTGGTGTAAGCAAATCGAAAAGGAAACATGACGACGTAGTAAGTCCATTGGAAAAATCCCTGTGGTGGTCGCCGAGCTACTGTGAACACTCTACAAGTACAAAAAAGTAGAAAATGTCAGAATAGCAGAGGGCATTAGGAGGTTAGAAGGCTGATGTGAGTATAAAGGTCAGGGGCTGGCAGTTGATCCTTCAGAGCATGTTTTTCACTCCCAAAATTGATTGAGTGTACATGTCTATTTGATTATGTTTTTCATTCTAATTTCTGAAAAGTACTGTTTTGCCTCCTGGAATTTCTAACAAGAGGCCtctgggccttaatggtcacctgagcTTTGAAATATTTGcgtaaatttgaccctttttgacccctaCCATTAGCCTCTGGGGGTCAGTCTGGGCTAATAATTGCATACCAGCAAACTGCCTAAGCTTCCCAAACtgctaattccaatagaaatgagacaaataatagtcaaaaaagTGATTTTCTTACATAAACTGAAATTttgtttaccccctccccaggggcaaacataagaccccagggtcatgaaattcacaattttggtaaagcaccattccacctatgaagagtaaTTGGTACTACAAATGTACCTTATCTGGGCGAAGATGTTTTTAGAAATTTAAGCTTAAATTTGATCCTTTTTGGCCTTGCCTATCGTCCCTTATGGGTCAGTCATGGCCAATACATACATACCATCAAATATTCTAATCCATACTGATAGATTCTAACAATAGTTTGATCATCAAGGTTTTCAATGGCATGACACAAATGATGCTCAAAAATGTGGTTTTCCTTTCTAAACTACAGTCAATTTTAACCcctgaaattcacaatttgggTTAAGCGTTTTATGACCATTCTATCTGTGAACAGTTCTGGTGTCTACTATATATCTAGCTCTTgatttgaaatttcagtcaatttgacaccCCTTTTTTTGGCTCGCGCATCAACttcaattttgaattattttcaatGGCAATCCAACATTTGAAAGTCAAAaggtgatttccctatataaattaCAGTAAAGCCTACCCCATCCCAAGGAGGCAATTATATACCCCAGGGTCATggaattttggtaaagcacctttaAACCCTTTCATATATGAAGAGTTTTAATTCTATTTTACTGAagtattttgaattttgaaattcagccccttaggcccctggggactatataattcacaattttggacAACCTTGTTTGGCCATGGCAGGTTtgtgcaaaatttcattgaaataagtTCAGTGGTTTCTGAGAAGaggtcaaaaatgtaaattgttattTACAGATGCACAACAACAGACAAAAGATGATAAGAATATAGGTAATATAACTTGAGAAAGGTTTTGGGAGTACACAGAATTTTTAACTAGCAATTCCTGCAATTCAACGGGCATTTTGCTAGTTACAAAGAATTAATTTCAAGCCCTGGAAGAAAAAGAATAAAAGTAAtgcagggctcaaagtggcgccTAATTTAGTGGCCATGGCCCCTTAAATTCATCATTGGCGACTAGGTATTGACGTATAAGGCGTCTGCATGGCCCCTAAAAAAATGCGTTAATTTGcgatttggttaatctttcaaaggtcaatgctaaaatgacgcttacaataaaaaaaagttccagagatatgttttaatgaactaaagaattaaaatatttttttgaattaAAACAACTTGGCTTGGTGACCAACTTTAGCAATTGGtgcctagattttatgactCGGTAGCCTAATAGGCCACCTGGTATGATTCACCTCTGGTCTGGGGGCTGTAAGTTCATTGTGGGCTGTCTGGGTTCTGGAGGTGGTGGCGGTTCGTTGAACACAGAAGGTGCACCTTCTCTTTCATTGAAAGTGTCTTGTACTGCGACCTGCAATAATATGTCTGGGATTATAAAGTACATCAGCTGGTCAAGGCAAATTCTTACTATGGTAAACATGTGGAGGCCATGTCACCTTTTTTTATTAGTCACCCTATAGCTACTGCAGCTTAATGAAAGAAAAAGTCTAAAAATATCGTAAATTACCTCAATGTCCCAGTTGTGTCTTTGAAGGATCTCCTGACATCGTCCTATC
Protein-coding regions in this window:
- the LOC117316706 gene encoding FAS-associated factor 2-like translates to MADNEELTAEQTEKLIQFQDLSGIEEIGRCQEILQRHNWDIEVAVQDTFNEREGAPSVFNEPPPPPEPRQPTMNLQPPDQRVFTVARRPPQGFFQWTYYVVMFPFRFAYTSVIDLLRFVFRLIRPDPRRNVTDPIGDVDRFIAKYNELYGDEHPAFYRGSYSQALNDAKRELRFLLVYLHGDDHQDTHSFCRNTLGNADVRDFINGRVLFWACNTNSPEGYRVSRALRENTYPFLALVVLRQNKMTVVARIEGPVDGQELTDKLERVMNENETSLVAARAEREERNFTQTLRREQDEAYLESLRADQEKERTRREGLEKLEQEKQKVVDAELERQRMLQEREQRKEDLRNSIPAEPAPDHPDRVQIVLKLPHGERVQRRFLKSDSLKHLYYFAFCHEQCPDDFHIVTNFPRRTLPCEPTEEVPEPPTFGEVGLGKTEMLFIQDNEA